In the Hymenobacter tibetensis genome, TTCACAACGATCTATAACCCCACCATTCCAACCATGAAGAAACTTCTATTCGCAACCACGATGCGCACCACCCCGCTTCTCGCTCAACGAGTGGCGGCATCGCTGCTCGTAGGCCTAGCCACCACCTCCGCCGTGGCCCAAACCGCCCAACCGGTGTCGGGCCGAGTGACTGCTGACAAGGGCGAAGGCCTGCCTGGTGTCACAGTTCTGCAAAAAGGCACCACCAATGGGGTTTCAACCAATGGGGAAGGCGGATTTACGCTGTCGGCCCCTGCTGGGAGCACGCTGGTGTTTAGTGCCATTGGCTTTATCAGCCAGGAGGTAGTAGTTTCTGGAAGCACAGTGAACGTCACGCTGGCTACCAACACCAAGGCCCTGGACGAAGTGGTGGTGGTAGGTTATGGCGTGCAGCGCGCCGAAGCGGTAACGGGTTCGGTAGCTTCTATCAGTGGCGAGTCCTTGCGCGAAGTACCAACGGCTAACATCTCGCAGGCCCTGCAAGGCCGGTTGCCAGGAGTACAAATTGCCCAAACCTCCTCCCAGCCGGGTGCCACCACCCAAATCCGGATACGCGGAACTCGCTCCCTTACGGCCACCAACGACCCCCTGATCGTACTGGACGGGATTCCTTTCCCGGGATCCATCGGCGACATCAACCCCAACGATATCCAGAGCGTCGACATTCTGAAAGATGCCTCGGCCACGGCTATCTACGGGTCGCGGGGAGCCAATGGTGTGGTGCTGGTAACGACTAAAGGCGGTAAGAAAGGGCAAAAGGCCCAGATAACATACGATGGATTTGTGGGTGCGAAAACCCTTTTCGCTCCATTTCCCATGATGAACGGGCCAGAGTTTGCGGCGCTTCGCAAAGCAACGGCCTTGTACAATCCTAGTGGGCAGCCCTTGTACACGAACACCCTAGACGAATCCGATGACGTCGATACCGATTGGCAGAAGCTGTTGTACCGAACCGGCATTCAATCCAACCATAACGTAGGGGTCACCGGTGGTACGGAGAATGGGCGGTACAATTTCAACGCGGGTTATTATCAAGAAGAAGGCGTAATTCCTACCCAGCAGTATACGCGCTATTCTGTCCGTGGCTCGCTTGACCAAGGCGTTGGTAAATATGTCCGCTTGGGCTTCACTACCAACAACACCTATAGCTTAACGGAAGGCTCCAACATAGGGGTGTATGGTGCCTTGACTTCATCACCAATCGCCAGTCCGTACAATGCGGATGGGACGCTGAGAAGAACCATCAGAATGCCCTTGGATGAGCAGTGGGTAGCTACCAAGGATGTGGTAGAAGATAATAAAGATAGATGGCTGAGTCAATCGAGAAACTTTGCCAGCTACAACTCTCTCTTCGGTGAATTCAGTATGCCAGGAGTCGATGGGTTGAAATACCGACTCAACCTGGGTGTAAACTATCGGCAAGGCCAGGGTGGTGGTTATACAGGACAGGGCATCAACGCAGCTCTCGCTACTAATCCTTCTTCGGCATCCACCAGCAACTCGCTTACCACGGACTACACCGTTGAAAACATCTTGTCCTACGACCGCACCTTAGGCGGGAAGCATAATATCAATGTGTTAGCCTTGTATTCTGCCTCCAGCAATACGTTCAATCGGTCGCAGATTAATGCCCGGGATATTCCTGGCGACGCCTTCCAGTTCTATAACCTAGGCCTAGCGGCCGGCGAAATCATCGTAAACCCCAATGACCAGCAGTATGTAAAATCCGGGCTATTGTCTTACATGGGACGGGTGATGTACTCCTACGATGACCGGTACCTGCTATCCGCTACGGTCCGTTCGGATGGATCCTCCCGGCTGGCCCCCGGCTATCAATGGAATACCTACCCGGCCGTTTCGGTCGGCTGGAACATCGCCAAAGAATCGTTCATGCAGAGTGTTTCGGCCGTGAACATGTTGAAGCTGCGTGTTGGGTATGGTGTAACATCAAACCAGTCCCTTCCTGCCTACTCTACCCTGGGCCGCCTGGCCACCCGGCCCTACAATTTTGGACTTAGCCCTACCGGCTACCAGACGGGGCTGTTTGTGAGTGAGGTGCCCAACCCTGAACTAGGATGGGAATTCTCTAAAACCTGGAACTACGCGTTGGATTTCGCACTCCTGAAAAACCGTCTTTCGGGTACCGTGGAGTACTACGTCACCAACACTGAAGACCTGCTGCTGGGGTTGCCCTTGCCCCCCACCTCCGGTGTGAGTAGCTACACGGCTAATATTGGCTCCACTCAAAACAAAGGCATAGAGCTTTCTTTGAACGGGTTGATTTTGGATAATCTCAACGGCTGGACGTGGGAAGCAGGCTTCAACGTGTATGCCAACCGCAACAAGATTACGTCGCTGGCAGGGGCGCAAGACCGAGACGAAGGAAACTGGTGGTTTGTAGGCAAACCGATCAACGTAGTCTTTGATTACGAAAAAATAGGGCTGTGGCAAGAAGACGACCCGTACAGAGCCATTCTTGAACCATCTGCCGCCGCCCCTAATGCCACAATTGGTATGATCAAGGTGAAATATACCGGCGATTATAACTCGGATGGTACCCCCACCCGCCCCATTGGCACCGCGGACCGTCAGATTCTGGATGTAAACCCCAACTTTCAGGGAGGTTTGAACACCCGGGTGGCGTACAAAGGCTTTGACCTGTCTGTCGTAGGGGCCTTCCAAGAAGGCGGCCTGCTCAACAGTACGATTTACGGTTCGGGGGGCTACCTCAACCTGCTGAATGGTCGTCGCGGGAACGTAAAAGTGGATTACTGGACACCAGAAAACACGGATGCCAAATATCCCCGTCCAGGTGCCCTCGCGAGCGGCGATAACCCCAAGTACGGCTCTACGCTTGGCTACTTCGATGCCTCCTACCTGAAGGTTCGCTCCATCTCGCTCGGTTATAATTTCAACAATATGGCGTGGTTGAAGAATGCTGGCGTTAATCGGCTGCGGCTGTACGCAACGGCACAAAACCCCTTCGTGCTGTTCTCGCCCTACCACAAAGAATCAGGCATGGACCCCGAGACTAACTCGCTTGGCGACCAAAACGCGGCTGTACCCCTGTCCGGTAACCTTAGTCGCATCCTGACGCTGGGCACCAACGCCCCAGCCACCCGCGCCTTCATCGCTGGGCTCAACCTTACCTTTTAAGAAAAGATCAACATGAAAACCTTCACCATAAAATTCTTTATTGGAGCGGCCGTCATCTCTATGTCTGCCACTGGGTGTACAGATCTTTTGGAGGAAGAACCCCGAGCCATTTACACGCCCGGCTACTTTCAAACAGAAAGAGGTGTTGCTGGTGGGTTAACCTCTATGTACGCTCACTTGCGTTACATCTACGGAAACGCGTACTACTATAATGCTACGCTGACCGGAACCGATGAGGTAACCTACGGCCGGGATGCCGATGAGAACTTTCTGGCCATGGACCTGTCCGGCAGAGCGGCGCTCAACGCCAATAACAGCCGGGCCGATGCGTTATGGGGAGCTGCTTTTCCTAATATCAACACTGCCAGTGGTATTATTAAGAATGCCAGCGCCTCCAGCACCATTTCTCCGGCGTTGATTGCCGAGGCCAGATTCTTCCGCGCCTTCGATTACTTCATGCTGGTCCAAACGTTTGGCGGAGTGCCCCTAGATTTGGGCTCGGGAGAGTTGGAGTTCAACACCAATGCTATCAGAACCTCGGTTCGCAATACGGTGCCTGAGGTCTATACCAGAGCCGTTTTTCCTGATTTGCTGCAAGCCGTTACGGATTTGCCGGCGAATCCACGAGTTGTAGGAGGCGCAACCAAAACGCTTGCCCGCTTGTATCTGGCCAAAGCCTACCTGACCTATGCGTGGTGGCTGGAAAACCCGAACAACATTCCCACTTATCCGGCGGCTCCAAGAACCGATCCGGACGGCCATGACGCACGGTATTATTATCAGCAGGCGTACGATGTCGCTACGGCTGGTATTGACAACCCGGGGCCGTTCCGCCTGCAGCCAACATACTACGATGTACACGTGGGAACGAATGACCGCAATTCGGAAATGCTGATGTTTGCAGACCACACCGAATCCAGCGAGTTATACAATGGCGGCAGCATCAGCTTTGGTAGTGGTGGTGCCCCTGACAACTTTGCCGGCTGGATGATGACGTGGAACTATACCAACATCCGTAGCTACACCAATGCCGATGGCACCGGGGGCGTAAATTCGGTGCAGCGGGAAGCCGCTCAGGCGTTGGGCCGTCCTTGGAACCGGATGGCTCCAACCATTGGGGCCGTCGAGAACACCTTTGCCGACAAGACCAATGATTCTCGCTACGATGGCACCTTTACCACTACGTACCGTGGAAACTGGCCCAAGGCAGGAGTCACGAACGCCACCCTGTACAACGCCAATAACCTGCCGGTTAGGCCAGGCGAGGCCATCCTGACTTTCCTGAATACAGAACCTGCTACTGCTATTACGTACCCCACCGGCACTGGCGCGAGCAATGTAGGAGCCGGCACACTACCCAACAGAGCAGACTATGTGATTTCGCCGCGCGGGATAAGCCGGATTGTTTATCCCGGTCTCTGGAAGCTCGGCCCCTACCGTACCGACAACGGTACGGGCTTAGGACAGCCGAATGCCGGCAGTACCCGGCCGTTCAACGTTGCTAAGTTCTCGGAACTATACTTCGTAGCGGCCGAAGCCGCCGTAAAAGGAGCCACTACCAAATCGGGTCAGAGCGCCCGAGAATTGATTAATGTCATTCGGGCCCGGGCTGGTAAGTGGCGTTTCGACAACAACGGGAACGTGGCCAAGGTGCAGGATAACAGCGCTGCGATGGTTGCGGCCACTCCGACCACGATCGACATCAACTACATCCTGGCCGAACGGTCGCGCGAATACTATGCGGAAGGGTACCGTTGGTTTGACTTGGTGCGCACGCAAAAATGGAATGAGTTAGCTTCTACCTACCGTATTGGGGGCACTAACTACGGAGACCATACCCCTCAAACCGTTACGCGCACCATCGAACCGTATCACTATCTGCGCCCTATACCGCAGTTCCAGATGGAGCGTTTGGACGTATCACCAGAGGTAAAAGCTACTTATCAAAACCCACAATATCAATAGGCTAATGCAACAGAATGGAGAGAAGGGCTACTCGTATGAAGCAGCCATTCTCTCTACTCCTTTCTCCTGTCTCTGTAAACAATGCACAGAACAGACAGTCAACCCTAGCTACTAATGAGCTAGTGAGTAAGCGCTAACCGGCCTGCACGGCGCCTAGGTCGGTTGGCGCGCTACCAACGAAGAGGATCTGTCCTCCAGACTTCCATTGAACTTGTGCATGTTAGTGAACAATAAAACCTTAGTTGCAGTCAGTGCGTGCGTAACAGCAGTTTGGGCGGCTCCAGCGCAGGCCCAAATCCGGCTGCCCCACTTGGTGGACAGCGGCATGGTCTTGCAGCGCGAGCAGCCCGTTACTATCTGGGGCTGGGCTAGCGCCGGCGAAAAAGTGACCGTCACGTTCCAGGGTAAAACTTACCAGGCAACGGCTACCCCCGCGGGGAAATGGCGGGTTACCTTGCCCGCCCTGAAAGCCGGGGGGCCTTACGCCATGACGCTGAAGGCCAGCAACCAAGTGCAACTCAACGACATTTTGGTGGGAGACGTGTGGCTGTGCTCGGGCCAGTCGAACATGGAAATGCCGATGAGCAGTGTAAAGGATAAGTACCCGCAGGAAATGGCTTCGGCCAACAACCCGCGCATCCGGCAGTTCTTGGTGCCCATGCGCTACGCCTTTACAGGGCCGCAAGAGAACGTAACGGGCGGCAACTGGGTGGCGGCCACGCCGCAGAGCATCGGCCAGTTTTCGGCCGTAGCCTACTTTTTCGCCAAGGATGTTTACGCCAAGTACCAGGTGCCCATTGGGTTGATAAAAAACGCGGTGGGCGGTTCCCCAGCCGAGGCTTGGCTGAGCGCTACCGCCCTCAAGCAGTTTCCGGTTTACGAGCAGAAAAGCGAGAAGTACCGGGACAGTGCCTACCTAGCCAAGGTGCAGGTGCGCGAAAAAGAAACTTCCCGCGCTTGGTACCAACAGCTGCACCAAGCCGACCAGGGAGAAGCGCCAACCCAAACGAAGTGGTCTAGCCCCCAGTACAGCGCCACCAACTGGCCGACCATGAACGTGCCTGGGTATTGGGCAGATCAAGGATTAGGCCCCGTTAACGGCGTGGTGTGGTTTCGCAAGGAAGTGCAAGTGCCCGCCAGCATGGTGGGGCAGCCCGCCCAACTAGAACTCGGTACCATCGTCGACTCGGATTCCACCTACCTCAACGGCCAGTTTGTGGGTTCCGCCGGCTCCCAGTACGACCTTCGCAAGTACAGTATCCCCTCGGGCGTGCTGGTGCCGGGTAAGAACACCATTGTGGTGCGCGTCATCAACAACAGCGGGCGGGGTGGGTTCACGCCGGAAAAGCTCTACCAACTCCGGGCCGGCGGGCAAACCTTGGATTTGAGCGGGGCCTGGTACTACAAGCTAGGAGCTAGTACAACCCCAGCCCCCAGCACTACCTTCTTTCAGTTCCTGCCTGGTGGGCTCTACAACGGCATGATTGCGCCGCTCTTGCCCTACGCCATCAAGGGTGTGCTCTGGTATCAGGGCGAGTCGAACGCCGGTCGTCCGCAAGACTA is a window encoding:
- a CDS encoding SusC/RagA family TonB-linked outer membrane protein — encoded protein: MKKLLFATTMRTTPLLAQRVAASLLVGLATTSAVAQTAQPVSGRVTADKGEGLPGVTVLQKGTTNGVSTNGEGGFTLSAPAGSTLVFSAIGFISQEVVVSGSTVNVTLATNTKALDEVVVVGYGVQRAEAVTGSVASISGESLREVPTANISQALQGRLPGVQIAQTSSQPGATTQIRIRGTRSLTATNDPLIVLDGIPFPGSIGDINPNDIQSVDILKDASATAIYGSRGANGVVLVTTKGGKKGQKAQITYDGFVGAKTLFAPFPMMNGPEFAALRKATALYNPSGQPLYTNTLDESDDVDTDWQKLLYRTGIQSNHNVGVTGGTENGRYNFNAGYYQEEGVIPTQQYTRYSVRGSLDQGVGKYVRLGFTTNNTYSLTEGSNIGVYGALTSSPIASPYNADGTLRRTIRMPLDEQWVATKDVVEDNKDRWLSQSRNFASYNSLFGEFSMPGVDGLKYRLNLGVNYRQGQGGGYTGQGINAALATNPSSASTSNSLTTDYTVENILSYDRTLGGKHNINVLALYSASSNTFNRSQINARDIPGDAFQFYNLGLAAGEIIVNPNDQQYVKSGLLSYMGRVMYSYDDRYLLSATVRSDGSSRLAPGYQWNTYPAVSVGWNIAKESFMQSVSAVNMLKLRVGYGVTSNQSLPAYSTLGRLATRPYNFGLSPTGYQTGLFVSEVPNPELGWEFSKTWNYALDFALLKNRLSGTVEYYVTNTEDLLLGLPLPPTSGVSSYTANIGSTQNKGIELSLNGLILDNLNGWTWEAGFNVYANRNKITSLAGAQDRDEGNWWFVGKPINVVFDYEKIGLWQEDDPYRAILEPSAAAPNATIGMIKVKYTGDYNSDGTPTRPIGTADRQILDVNPNFQGGLNTRVAYKGFDLSVVGAFQEGGLLNSTIYGSGGYLNLLNGRRGNVKVDYWTPENTDAKYPRPGALASGDNPKYGSTLGYFDASYLKVRSISLGYNFNNMAWLKNAGVNRLRLYATAQNPFVLFSPYHKESGMDPETNSLGDQNAAVPLSGNLSRILTLGTNAPATRAFIAGLNLTF
- a CDS encoding RagB/SusD family nutrient uptake outer membrane protein, whose protein sequence is MKTFTIKFFIGAAVISMSATGCTDLLEEEPRAIYTPGYFQTERGVAGGLTSMYAHLRYIYGNAYYYNATLTGTDEVTYGRDADENFLAMDLSGRAALNANNSRADALWGAAFPNINTASGIIKNASASSTISPALIAEARFFRAFDYFMLVQTFGGVPLDLGSGELEFNTNAIRTSVRNTVPEVYTRAVFPDLLQAVTDLPANPRVVGGATKTLARLYLAKAYLTYAWWLENPNNIPTYPAAPRTDPDGHDARYYYQQAYDVATAGIDNPGPFRLQPTYYDVHVGTNDRNSEMLMFADHTESSELYNGGSISFGSGGAPDNFAGWMMTWNYTNIRSYTNADGTGGVNSVQREAAQALGRPWNRMAPTIGAVENTFADKTNDSRYDGTFTTTYRGNWPKAGVTNATLYNANNLPVRPGEAILTFLNTEPATAITYPTGTGASNVGAGTLPNRADYVISPRGISRIVYPGLWKLGPYRTDNGTGLGQPNAGSTRPFNVAKFSELYFVAAEAAVKGATTKSGQSARELINVIRARAGKWRFDNNGNVAKVQDNSAAMVAATPTTIDINYILAERSREYYAEGYRWFDLVRTQKWNELASTYRIGGTNYGDHTPQTVTRTIEPYHYLRPIPQFQMERLDVSPEVKATYQNPQYQ
- a CDS encoding sialate O-acetylesterase, which translates into the protein MLVNNKTLVAVSACVTAVWAAPAQAQIRLPHLVDSGMVLQREQPVTIWGWASAGEKVTVTFQGKTYQATATPAGKWRVTLPALKAGGPYAMTLKASNQVQLNDILVGDVWLCSGQSNMEMPMSSVKDKYPQEMASANNPRIRQFLVPMRYAFTGPQENVTGGNWVAATPQSIGQFSAVAYFFAKDVYAKYQVPIGLIKNAVGGSPAEAWLSATALKQFPVYEQKSEKYRDSAYLAKVQVREKETSRAWYQQLHQADQGEAPTQTKWSSPQYSATNWPTMNVPGYWADQGLGPVNGVVWFRKEVQVPASMVGQPAQLELGTIVDSDSTYLNGQFVGSAGSQYDLRKYSIPSGVLVPGKNTIVVRVINNSGRGGFTPEKLYQLRAGGQTLDLSGAWYYKLGASTTPAPSTTFFQFLPGGLYNGMIAPLLPYAIKGVLWYQGESNAGRPQDYQALMTSLINDWRQHYQQPNLPFLYVQLPDFMATRKEPSESGWAELRETQRRLLAMPHTGMAVTLGLGEWNDIHPLAKQPVGHRLALAAEKVAYGDRQVVYSGPLYHTMQVVGNKVTLKFTNVGSGLVTKGGEPNYFAVAGADNKYVWAKAKLEGNQVVVWSDQVPNPVSVRYAWADNPEGANLYNREGLPASPFQASTQPQ